A window of Malania oleifera isolate guangnan ecotype guangnan chromosome 5, ASM2987363v1, whole genome shotgun sequence contains these coding sequences:
- the LOC131155991 gene encoding uncharacterized protein LOC131155991: MDGFSGYNQIKMAMQDKEKTTFITLWGTFCYKVMPFGLKNAGATYQRAMVTLFHDLMHKEIEVYVDDMIVKSRDEYSHVMNLRKLFKRLRKCKLKLNPKKCTFGASSGKLFGFIVSEKGIEVDPDKIKAIREMPSPKTEKEVRSFLGQLNYIARFISQLNATCKPIFKLLKKDNPEKWSEDCQKAFEKIKEYLLNPPVLVPPVPGRPLILYLVVSENSMGCVLGQHDESGRKEHAIYYLRKKFTAYESRYSNLEKTCCALVWVVSRLRQYTLYYTTWLISKMDPIKYVFEKPAVIGRMARWQMLLTEYDIRYVTRKAIKGSIIAEYLADRAINDYQSMEFDFSDQDIDSIDQEKEGNVGWMMLFDGATNAAIDRGIKKLIVKGDSALLIYQLTGKWETRDSKLIPYQEFIQEMMEEFDTINFSHLPRESNLIPDALATLAALFKVESGIEIEPIRIRMHREPAYCIMTEEADGKPWFHDIKTYIQWKEYPIGASNNDRKTIRRLAMGFFLDGEILYKRNHDMTLLRCVELQEARQIIQEVHDGVCGTHAGGHSYGIPERIISDNAKNLNNEVMTKLCSQFKVKHHNSAPYRPQMNGAVEAANKNIKSILEKMTETYRDWHEKLPFALLAYRTTVRTSTGATPFSLVYGMEAVIPIEVEIPSLRVLKEAELTEAEWVQSRYDQLNLIEEKRLTAIVHGQLYQRRMMRAFNKKSNQSSPGLDELRKLSQDQLQNYSNVASIKNMAKMKDEVIDHRRTGEQIQAFPSFITIYFMHYIYPHDLAPQ, encoded by the exons atggatggattttctggatataatcaaattaagatggcCATGCAAGATAAAGAGAAGACCACGTTTATCACCTTATGGGGGACCTTTTGCTACAAGGTTATGCCCTTTGGTTTAAAGAATGCAGGGGCAACCTATCAGAGAGCCATGGTAACGTTATTCCATGACTTGATGCATAAGGAGATAGAAGTATATGTGGACGACATGATTGTTAAGTCTCGGGATGAGTATAGCCATGTGATGAacttaaggaagctatttaaaaGGCTACGAAAATGTAAACTAAAATTAAATCCAAAAAAATGTACATTCGGAGCTTCTTCAGGAAAATTGTTTGGATTTATCGTAAGTGAGAAAGGGATTGAGGTAGACCCAGATAAAATAAAAGCTATTCGAGAAATGCCTAGTCCCAAAACCGaaaaagaagtcaggagtttcctaggccaATTAAACTACATAGCTCGATTTATATCTCAGTTGAATGCTACTTGTAAGCCCATATTTAAGCTGCTGAAGAAGGATAACCCAGAAAAATGGAGTGAAGATTGTCAAAaagcttttgagaaaataaaagaatatctatTGAACCCTCCAGTTTTGGTTCCCCCTGTACCTGGAAGGCCTCTTATATTGTACTTAGTAGTATCAGAGAATTCCATGGGGTGTGTGTTAGGACAACACGATGAGTCTGGAAGAAAGGAGCACGCCATCTATTATCTAAGAAAAAAGTTCACAGCATACGAATCTAGGTACTCTAACCTGGAAAAGACGTGTTGCGCTTTGGTGTGGGTGGTTAGTAGATTAAGGCAATACACGCTATATTACACAACATGGCTGATTTCTAAAATGGATCCAATTAAGTATGTTTTCGAGAAACCTGCAGTAATAGGACGGATGGCTCGTTGGCAAATGCTGTTGACTGAATATGATATTAGATATGTAACGAGAAAAGCCATCAAAGGGAGCATTATAGCAGAATATTTGGCTGATAGGGCCATTAATGATTACCAATCCATGGAGTTTGACTTCTcggatcaagatattgattcaattgatcaagaaaaggaaGGTAATGTTGGGTGGATGATGCTATTTGATGGGGCAACCAAC GCAGCTATTGACCGAGgcattaaaaaattgattgtaaAAGGAGATTCCGCTTTGCTAATTTATCAGTTGACTGGAAAGTGGGAAACCCGGGATTCCAAATTAATACCATATCAGGAGTTCATTCAGGAAATGATGGAGGAATTCGATACTATCAATTTTTCGCATTTACCGAGAGAGAGTAACTTAATCCCTGATGCGCTAGCAACATTGGCGGCTTTATTTAAGGTTGAGTCCGGAATAGAGATTGAACCCATTCGAATAAGGATGCATAGGGAGCCAGCATATTGTATAATGACGGAAGAAGCTGATGGAAAGCCATGGTTTcatgatatcaaaacatacattcaaTGGAAGGAGTATCCCATAGGAGCCTCTAATAACGACCGGAAGACAATTAGGAGGCTAGCTATGGGATTCTTCTTAGATGGGGAGATATTGTATAAAAGGAACCATGATATGACCCTCCTACGGTGCGTGGAGTTGCAAGAGGCAAGACAAATCATACAGGAAGTACACGACGGCGTTTGTGGGACCCATGCGGGAGGTCACTC GTATGGGATCCCAGAAAGGATAATATCAGACAATGCCAAAAACTTGAACAACGAGGTCATGACAAAATTGTGCAGTCAGTTCAAGGTCAAACATCATAATTCAGCCCCCTATCGACCTCAAATGAATGGAGCAGTGGAAGCAGCCAATAAGAACATCAAGAGCATCTTGGAAAAAATGACAGAGACCTATAGAGATTGGCATGAGAAGTTACCTTTCGCTTTATTGGCCTATCGAACCACTGTTCGAACATCTACAGGGGctacccctttctctttggtGTACGGAATGGAGGCCGTAATTCCGATAGAAGTTGAGATTCCATCGTTACGAGTCTTAAAAGAAGCAGAGTTAACCGAAGCAGAATGGGTGCAATCTAGATATGACCAGTTGAATCTAATTGAAGAAAAAAGGTTGACAGCTATAGTTCATGGGCAGTTGtaccaaaggagaatgatgagagcTTTTAACAAGAAA TCAAATCAATCATCTCCAGGATTGgatgaattaagaaaattgagccaagatcagttacagaacTATTCAAATGTGGCAAGTATCAAAAACATGGCCAAGAtgaaagatgaggttattgatcacagaCGCACTGGGGAACAGATTCAGGCATTtccttcattcattaccatatatttcatgcattacataTATCCCCACGATCTGGCGCCACAGTAG